GTGGTACATCAAGGAATTCACCGTTGCTAACTACAACGTGTTGAAGGATATTTTGTCCCGCGGACACGACTCCACACCAGGCGTGGCGGAATACCCATGCCAGTCGCTTTCAGAAGCGCACTACACACTCATCGCCGCGTTGATTACCGTTACCCCAGGTACGTTGGTTGTCGGCGCTGCTGCAGACACTCAAGATGGTCAGCGCGTGATGTATGTGCACGGCATGTACAACACGGATGCTGATGAACTCCGTGCTGATTTGCGCGATATGGAAGAGCGCATGCTGCGTGGCGTCATGGTTCACCCGAAGTTCTTCTCTGACGTTAAGAAAGAGGCTTAGGTCATGGTTCTAGATATTGCAATTGTCGTGGTGGCGCTGTCCATCATTCCTTCTGCTTACCGTATGTTGATCGGCCCCACCCGAGCTGACCGAGTTTCTGCAGCGGATGCGTTGTTGTTTGTGCTCGTTGCCCTCGTGGCCTTGGTTGGTATGAAGAAGGGCTCAGGCTTTACCTTCGACCTGGTACTCGTGGCGTCAGTCATGGGCTTCTTGGGTGCGGTATCGCTCTCGCGGGCACTCATGCGAGGTGAGCGTTAATGCCAGTGCTGCATATCATCTCTGACATTTTCCTGCTGTTCGGTGCGTTTAACTTTGCGGTCTGTGCTGCCGGCATGTTGAGCTTCCGTGACGTGTTCGCACGTATTTCGGTGCTCTCAACTGCGTCCGGTTTCGGCGTGACCTTCCTGCTGATTGGCGCATTCTTGCGTGATCCAGGCTGGTGGAATGTCCTCATCGGCTTGGCTGCAATCATCTTGTTACTTGGCACCTCGGCTATTGGCTCTATCCTGATTTCCCGCGCTGCAATGTTGCGTCGCGTGGAGATTGTGGACTGCAAGTTTAATGAGGCTGACCCGTTCTACGGTGACCCGGAAGCACTCGCGCGTGAGCAGTTTATGCGCGATGACCTCTCGGATAGGCTTTCCTAGCAGGCCAGAACACTACGAGTTTCTCAACACATAAAAAGTCGGCACCCTGTGGGTACCGACTTTTTGTGTTTCCTAGGTCACAAACTATTTCCCATTCTATAGCCGGACAGGTATTCTGATATAGTACCTATTGAATTATAGAAAGTGGGAAGGCAAATGGACAGCGTATTGGCAGCATCCGGTAATGCCTCGTGGATGCTCATCTCGGCCTCATTGGTGTTGTTGATGACTCCTGCGTTGGCATTGTTCTACGGAGGAATGTCATCGCGGCGCAGCGTCATGAACATCATGATGATGAGCTTCGGAAGCTTAGGAGTTATCGCGGTTGTCTACATTCTGTGGGGTTGGTCCATGTCTTATGGCACCCAGTCATTAGGCGGGGTAGTGGCCAACCCATTTGAGATGTTTGGGCTGCGGGACCAAATCTGGGATGAGTCCGGAAACTACATCGAAGGAGCCTCGGGTTATTCCAATGTCATTGACATCGGATTCCAGTTGACCTTCGCAGTTATTTCGACTGCGCTGATTTCCGGTGCGTTGGCAGAGCGCGTGAAGTTCTCTACCTGGTTGGTTTTTTCCGGAGCTTGGGCAACACTGGTGTACTTCCCGCTAGCTCACATGGTCTGGGGCGGAGGACTGCTCTCGCACGCTGAAAATTCCATTTCGGCGTGGATCTTCGGTACTGAAGGCGGAGAAGCAATTGTTGCACCAATTGACTTCGCGGGCGGCACCGTTGTCCATATCTCTGCTGGTACGGCGGCTTTGGTTCTCGCGATAGTCATCGGCAAGCGAGCAAGCTTCCCGAAGCACGTTTCACGTCCACACAACCTCCCATTTACTATGCTCGGCGCAGCATTGCTGTGGTTCGGTTGGTTCGGCTTCAACGGCGGCTCCGCATTTGCTGCCGATGGTCTTGCGGGCCTGGCATGGCTCAACACCACAGCAGCAGCTGCAGCAGCAATGCTGGGCTGGATGCTCATTGAAACTCTGCGTGACAAGGCAGCAACGTCTTTGGGTGCTGCTTCCGGTGTTGTCGCAGGTTTGGTCACCATCACCCCGGCTGCTGGTGCGCTTACCCCAATGACCTCACTCATTCTGGGCTTTATCGGTGGCATCCTGGGCTGCTACGGCGTGGGTCTGAAGTACAAGTTTGGCTACGATGACTCTCTCGACGTCGTTGCCGTGCACCTGGTCGCTGGTTTGTGGGGCACAGTGGGCGTGGCATTCTTTGCCCGCGAAGGCGGCGTGTTCACCGATGATTACGCCTATGGATTCAAGCTCCTGGTTGTCCAAATCATCATCGCTGTTGTGGCCATGGTCTTCTCCGGCGCGATTACCTACCTCATTGCTATTGCTCTGCAAAAGACTCTGGGATGGCGCATCGATAAAGAAGCCGAAGCTAATGGAGTTGACCTTGATCAACACCGCGAGACTGCATATGACGTCGCCGGAACGAACAATTTTGCACACGCGGGCGCTAGTATGGAAAGAAATGGCCAAGCACCTGTTATTCCATCCCGCACAGATATAAAGGAGTAAACCACCATGAAACTGATTACTGCAGTTCTCAAACCCTTCACTTTGCCGGATGTGCGTGCGGCTCTTGAACACATCAATGTTCATGGCCTGACTGTGACTGAGGTACAAGGATACGGCCAACAGCGTGGACACAATGAGGTCTACCGCGGTGCAGAATACGCCACCGACTTCGTGCCAAAGATCAAGCTGGAAATCCTCGTGGCAGATGAGCGCGTAGATGAAGTTGCGAACGCGATCGTTGAGGCCGCGTACACCGGCAAGATTGGTGACGGCAAGCTGTGGGTATCTTCCATTGAAGATGTCATCCGCGTACGTACCGGAGAGCGTGGCGAAGACGCTGTCTAGTGAGATTTTAGATCCACACGCAATTCGCGCTGAGGCGTATACCTCGGCGCGATTGTTGATCGATGGACTAGTTATTCCGCCCAATGCGGCGCTGGCTGCCACCGGGTCATTGGCCCGGCGGGAGATGACATCCTACTCGGATCTCGACATGGTGCTTATCCATGCTCCGGGGGAGCCAGTCGATGATGAGGCTGCGTCGGCTCTGTGGTACCCAATTTGGGATGCCAAGTATCACCTGGATTATGCAATCCGCACGCCGGATGAGTGCGCGGCGATTGCAGAAACTGATGTGGCGGCGGCATTGAGCCAGTTGGATTTAACTTTCCTGGCGGGCAATAAGCAGCTTGTCGATGAAGCCCGGGCGAAGCTCTACGCCACCTGGCGGGTTTCGTTGCAGAAGAACTTTGACAAGTTCATTGACTCATCCATTGAGCGCTGGCGTAGGGCGGGCCAAATCGCGTCGATGACGCGGCCCGAGATCAAGAACGGGCGTGGGGGATTGCGCGATGTGCAGCTGCTACTCGCGCTTGCCTTGGGCAACCTCTGCGATGTGCCTGACCTGTCGGTGCAACGTGACTTGTTGTTGGATGTGCGCGTGCTGCTGCATGAGCATTCGCGGCGCCACCGTGACGTACTGGAGCCAGAATTCGCTGCCGAAATTGCTGATGACTTAGGCTTCAAGGATCGCTATGAGCTCTCGGCCGATTTGGCTGAAGCCGCGACCACGATCAGTAATGCGGTCGAGCGTGGGCTGTCCACCGCGCGCGGGCTCGTGTCCCGGCGCAGCCTGCATCGCGTCCGCAAGCCACTCGATGTCGATGTGCTTGATGAAGGCGGCTACATCACCCTTGCCCGCAACGCGAACCTCGAGGATCCTGGTCTCGTGCTGCGGGTAGCTGCGGCAACCGCGCGTACCGGCAACCCGGTGAAAAGTGGCGTGTGGCAGCGGCTGC
This region of Corynebacterium casei LMG S-19264 genomic DNA includes:
- a CDS encoding ammonium transporter; amino-acid sequence: MDSVLAASGNASWMLISASLVLLMTPALALFYGGMSSRRSVMNIMMMSFGSLGVIAVVYILWGWSMSYGTQSLGGVVANPFEMFGLRDQIWDESGNYIEGASGYSNVIDIGFQLTFAVISTALISGALAERVKFSTWLVFSGAWATLVYFPLAHMVWGGGLLSHAENSISAWIFGTEGGEAIVAPIDFAGGTVVHISAGTAALVLAIVIGKRASFPKHVSRPHNLPFTMLGAALLWFGWFGFNGGSAFAADGLAGLAWLNTTAAAAAAMLGWMLIETLRDKAATSLGAASGVVAGLVTITPAAGALTPMTSLILGFIGGILGCYGVGLKYKFGYDDSLDVVAVHLVAGLWGTVGVAFFAREGGVFTDDYAYGFKLLVVQIIIAVVAMVFSGAITYLIAIALQKTLGWRIDKEAEANGVDLDQHRETAYDVAGTNNFAHAGASMERNGQAPVIPSRTDIKE
- a CDS encoding Na+/H+ antiporter subunit E, encoding MDFLTYPFRFIGFWLWYIKEFTVANYNVLKDILSRGHDSTPGVAEYPCQSLSEAHYTLIAALITVTPGTLVVGAAADTQDGQRVMYVHGMYNTDADELRADLRDMEERMLRGVMVHPKFFSDVKKEA
- a CDS encoding P-II family nitrogen regulator, which produces MKLITAVLKPFTLPDVRAALEHINVHGLTVTEVQGYGQQRGHNEVYRGAEYATDFVPKIKLEILVADERVDEVANAIVEAAYTGKIGDGKLWVSSIEDVIRVRTGERGEDAV
- a CDS encoding cation:proton antiporter, whose translation is MPVLHIISDIFLLFGAFNFAVCAAGMLSFRDVFARISVLSTASGFGVTFLLIGAFLRDPGWWNVLIGLAAIILLLGTSAIGSILISRAAMLRRVEIVDCKFNEADPFYGDPEALAREQFMRDDLSDRLS
- a CDS encoding monovalent cation/H+ antiporter complex subunit F; translation: MVLDIAIVVVALSIIPSAYRMLIGPTRADRVSAADALLFVLVALVALVGMKKGSGFTFDLVLVASVMGFLGAVSLSRALMRGER